The Sebastes umbrosus isolate fSebUmb1 chromosome 4, fSebUmb1.pri, whole genome shotgun sequence genome has a window encoding:
- the LOC119486150 gene encoding zona pellucida sperm-binding protein 3-like: MGMKCTAACLVALALLGSFCDAQWGGYKPSKPAYRNPGLPQRPDPVKTPPAQQEKQTYEEPLVWRYPTDPQPEPPVDVPFELRHPVPTATVAVECRERDAHLEVKKDMLGKGQFINPNDLTLGNCGAVAEDTGAQVLIFETELHGCLSELTMTEDALIYAFTLNYNPGPIGMGLVVRSSKAAVIVECHYPRKHNVSSLPLDPLWIPFSAVKVSEEFLYFTMKLMTDDWQYERPSYQYFLGDFINIEAVVKQYFHVPLAIYVDNCVATLSPELSSNPRYAFIDNYGCLLDAKLTGSESKFMARTAHNKLQFQLEAFKFQGADSGTLYITCHLKATSAALACDGEHRACSYINGWEEATGAHAACASCESANTGNGLGSLSGGTGTGTWGGTSLSNPGRKARDVSENESFEWEGDVTLGPIPVGERPVA, from the exons ATGGGGATGAAGTGTACTGCTGCGTGCCTCGTGGCACTGGCCTTGCTCGGCAGCTTCTGTGATGCTCAATGGGGAGGTTACAAGCCCTCAAAACCTGCATACCGGAACCCAGGGCTACCTCAGAGACCGGACCCCGTCAAAACTCCGCCGGCCCAACAGGAAAAGCAGACATATGAGGAACCTCTCGTCTGGAGGTACCCTACTGATCCCCAGCCTGAGCCCCCAGTCGATGTGCCTTTCGAGCTGAGACACCCTGTTCCTACTGCAACCGTCGCTGTCGAGTGCAGAGAGAGGGATGCTCATTTGGAAGTCAAGAAGGACATGCTTGGGAAAGGCCAGTTCATCAATCCTAATGACCTTACTCTGGGAAACTGTGGCGCTGTCGCAGAGGACACCGGCGCTCAAGTGTTGATTTTTGAGACGGAACTGCACGGCTGTCTCAGTGAATTAACG ATGACAGAAGATGCCCTCATCTACGCCTTCACTCTGAACTATAATCCAGGGCCTATTGGCATGGGTCTTGTGGTGAGGAGCAGCAAAGCTGCTGTAATTGTGGAATGCCACTACCCAAG GAAGCACAATGTGAGCAGCCTTCCTCTTGACCCCCTGTGGATCCCATTCTCTGCGGTTAAGGTGTCCGAGGAATTCTTATACTTCACCATGAAACTCATGACTG ATGACTGGCAGTACGAGAGGCCAAGCTACCAGTATTTCCTGGGAGACTTCATAAATATTGAAGCTGTCGTCAAGCAATACTTCCACGTGCCCCTCGCGATTTATGTGGACAACTGCGTAGCTACTCTTTCACCTGAACTGTCCTCCAACCCTCGATATGCCTTTATTGATAACTATGG GTGTTTGCTTGATGCTAAGCTCACAGGCTCTGAATCTAAGTTCATGGCTCGCACTGCACACAACAAGCTTCAGTTCCAGTTGGAGGCCTTCAAGTTCCAGGGCGCCGACAGTGGAACG CTCTACATAACCTGCCACTTGAAAGCAACATCTGCTGCCCTTGCCTGCGACGGTGAACATAGAGCTTGTTCCTACATCAATGG GTGGGAGGAGGCCACCGGGGCTCATGCAGCCTGTGCCTCCTGTGAATCTGCTAATACTGGGAATGGACTTGGCTCTTTATCTGGTGGAACTGGGACTGGTACCTGGGGTGGCACCTCTCTGTCTAACCCGGGAAGGAAGGCCCGCGATGTGTCCGAAAATGAGA GTTTCGAATGGGAAGGTGACGTCACCCTGGGTCCCATCCCCGTTGGAGAGAGGCCGGTTGCTTAA